From the Vanacampus margaritifer isolate UIUO_Vmar chromosome 14, RoL_Vmar_1.0, whole genome shotgun sequence genome, the window tTGCTATGTGTGTACTTCCCTTCCGTGGGCCtcttatattgttttttttttctgggtcaGTGTAAAATGTTCTGCAGCTTTTTCCCGGACTTCACATCAACTTCAGCTTTATAGATGccatgtctgtctgtctgtgtcaTATTGATGGTGGTCAGATATATCTGACAGCCCATAATTTAGGGAGCGCCGATTTAGTAGGTCATGGTGTCGAATCTGTTGATAACAGAAaatcaaaaattcctttgaaatGTCACAGATGGACAATGTTTTGTTCAAACATGCTGAATTCTGTCAACTACACACGCATATGCACACATAAACAGATGCCTGTGTGTTTATTCATCTGCTTGGTAGTATGCTCTTGTTGTTTTCTCAGTCTTGTCACCGTTCTGGAGCTTTTCTCtctcctgacatttttttaaaatcatgctaATTTTGACATGACTGTTCTCTTGTCACTCATTGAGCTGAGAAACACGACACCAAATGGAATGTTGAGTTTGGAGTAACCGTCAGACACGTTTGATCTGCTGAACTCCACCCTCcagtgttttctttaaaaaccaACATTGACTTGAATTTCCACTCGGCAATTTTGTCTTAACAGTCTTTCTCATTCCTTTTCTACACTCATTGTAACACTCTCTTAGCATTCTTagtccaacacacacacacatacaatataGACTGCCTTAGCTGCATTTTAtgataaagtaacttgtacacAACTCTGTAAGAATTCTGTAAATAGCCTTGAAAACCACTCTCACTCCTTGCTTTCAAACATTCTTGTTGGCCAGTCTCATAATTGGCATGTCTCGCGCAAACTTCCTGTGGGGTTATGATGCTCTTTTTCTGTCTCGCCTATTTTGCGGTGCTGCAGAAAGACCTCGTGGGCCACAAGAATATTGTGGGTTATCTGGACTCCAGTATCACAGCCATGGGTTCAAGGGACGTGTGGGAGGTCTTTATACTGATGGACTACTGCAAGGGTGAGTGTTCTCAAGGAAAGGGGTGTGGCTGTAATTGTGtaactgtttccgttttgtaacatttcaattcaaatcaaaatgtgtatttcattctttaaaaatggCTATGATATTGATATGATAAAATGATATTTCAAATGACTTTAAAACAAGAAGAAGCAGTCTTTTATTGGGCTTCTGCGggtctttaaaaaaactttaaaggTCATTAAATGGAATTCGCTAAAATCATGGCCATATGgccaataaataatataatgttgagtcattaaaaaattaaatacaattgttcatgctttattttacataatgcCTTCTTCAAATAATCACCTAAGCCAttgttttcagatttttcaggaaacacaaaaatttaaccatttttatcgtgaggagatgatttaggcaaaaataatattttttattaattagttATTATCAATGAGCAAAATGGCTTGGGGTCTGCAAGTTGATAccaatataaattatatatatatatatatatatatatatatatatataaataccaattgctctgaatttgaaaaagaaaaatgtactgttcctgtcaccaatgtccaacattaAACACTAAGGCCACCTAGTGGCAagaaattacctcaacacaaatctatgagTTAATGTTTCTCACTGCTTTTAACCATAACTATTAACTGTAGCTTCATGAAttacttactataaaattactgtatcaatgaactaaaatatactatttgtatttggtaactatatttttccacttttgtcagttaacaagagtatggaaaaacttgaaaataaatattttattgtacatttaaaatagataaaaCATGCAATTAAGATTAATTACAAGTAAACTACTAtatggaagtcatgcgattaattaggattaaaaattgtaatcaactgccatccctaatatataaacTATGTATACAATACAAAGTTggcattaaattagttttaagtttagattgcattaaaaagcattcGCAGCTCCTTCTCCTGCTAGGCCAGTGCATAGTCTGACTTTTGTTACTATGATGACAAGAGGCCGAGCTTGGCTACTTGTTGAGCCtcatgacaaaaaaagtgaGTGTGTGACATTGCATCcaaatagtgtaaaaaaaaaaaaaaaaaaaaagtcaacctctACTCTGCGCAAATTTACTTTTGCGGGGCTGTCTTGGAACGTGTATCCagcgaaaagtgagggaacattGACTGTACTGCTACAGTTTAGAATCCAGAATCTGTCCAGAACCATATATTTCTGCAGTCGTTTGCTCTGATACAGCGGTTTTGTCAGAAGGTGCCGGGGGAACCTAATGAAGCATGAAGAGGATATTTTTATCAACATGACCCACATGAACACACTTTAAAATCGCCAAGgagattaatcttttttttttttaatatatatatatatatatatgctgttgCATCCTGCATGTGATTATTTTGCAGGTGGCCAGGTTGTTAATTTGATGAATCAAAGGCTGCAGACGGGCTTCACAGAGGCGGAGGTGCTTCAGATCTTCTGCGACACCTGTGACTCCGTGTCTCGACTGCACCAGCGCAAGACACCTATCGTCCACAGAGACCTCAAGGTGACACATTCAAAAGAAAATGGTCGTAAAAGGTCTAAAACCTGCTAGtttttcttgcatttttattttcgcaAAGACCGATTTAAATGTAGTTGTCTCCATGTGAGGAGGGATGCCAggcaataatatttttttaatcataattaatcgcatgacttcaatagttgattctaaatgtacaataaattaattttcctaagttttcatactcttggtaacataaaagtgaaaaaaacttaaactaatagaaatatggctgcaccctttagtcattgatacagtaatttcatggtaattcataaaatttagttgaaattaaaaaagctgtacttgacaaaaaaaacaagtgtgataggtcatttttctgccactagatggcttaattgcatttgtaagacattggtgacagctcagtgcatttttcttttcatattaagagatatctaatttttaacatgaagtaacttgtgaaattcggcagatttttaaaattgtcaaatacaacttgaccccagtctccacaaatatatgcattattattaaattcattactacaaaattttgacgtggactgtcttgcgactggaattgcccgaatacaggctttccaaggggcggtcattaatcccGCGTTGAAAAAATTGGCtgcgttaaaggaacttcaaattaacttaaaatgaacactttaattttgacaccactagttgtaatttttttgtttcgcCATTCATTATGTAAAGTGCCAGAGAAGGTCAATCACCGTACCACTTACCACTTTTCACGGTTGCCTGGAAGTGTGTATGTCAAATTTCATCTCTTTATGTGTGTAGGTTGAGAACATTCTCCTGCACGACAAAGGTCATTACGTGCTCTGTGACTTTGGCAGCGCCACTAACAAGTCCCTGAGTCCACAGACCGAAGGTGTGGCAGCTGTGGAGGAAGAGATTAAAAAGTGAGTgtgtttcttattatttttgggtCACGAAATTTGACTTAATGTGACATAGAACCACCATTTTATGTCCTTTTATGTTCActgaattttttccccctgtttttcttTCAGGTACACCACTTTGTCATATCGTGCACCTGAGATGGTGAACCTCTACAACAACAAGATCATCACCACCAAAGCGGATATCTGGGTAAACTAAGATAGCAAGGATTGTTGTGACAAGTGATGATCATTTTGAAAAGCGAAGACAAACCTGAAGCTTCCTACACATTCACACCAATTTTCACTTTCCAATTGGCTATCGTTCCTTTTCACCTTATATCAGGAAAGTCAGTGGCTAAGCCAAGATCTGTGTTAACCACAATCAGTGACATTAAACAGACTTAACATTTCCGATTGTCGGGTCCGACCGTGCtgggaaaaatataaaatatttgacaCACCACACTCAGTTTAATCAGTACAGAATAATGTTTTAGCAGCATCCAACAATCGGGCTTTTTCTGAATgattggaaaagaaaaaaaatatctgtttgTGTGTACACCACTTTAGATGCAGAGATGTTTAGTTACTTCATTTCCTCTATGAAAGATTGCCCTGGTTGCATTGTGTCACTCATAAGGGAGCCATGCATTCGAAGCAGCCACTGTATAATCTATTTTTAGACATCTATGCAATTGGACCTGGAATTTCTCCCTTCTGGACACCCAAGGGCGTGTTCCCGAATAGCTTCACTTATTAAACGCAGAGGCTTTCTGTTTTCTGCCGCCATTGTTAAATTAAACATGGCAGCCAACATTTCTGTCAACATGAATGGATTTATTGATGTGCAACTAATACAGATTTTGCAGTGAGTTTAAATGAGTGCGATAGATAACACACACTGGATGTATTTAACAAGCTAACAGATCCTTGTGTGATGGGCTGTGTTACGATGATGTTTTGATCGCTCCTCTCATCTGGGTTTGGTGTTTCTGGTGTGACGGGGAAATGCATGTGGTGTTCTTCTCCAGGCGCTGGGCTGTTTGCTCTACAAGTTGTGCTTCTTCACTCTGCCCTTTGGTGAAAGCCAGGTGGCCATTTGCGATGGCAGTTTCACCATTCCAGACAACTCCCGCTACTCTTACGATCTCCACTGCCTCATTCGTTAGTTCCTCTTAACACTTTTATTATTAGACTGTTTGCAAATTGTGCTCTCACAAAGGCGTGCATGACTCAGTAGctctgatcttttttttgtcttttttttaaaagtctgacCCTCCTAGCTCTGTGTCGTGTTTTTGCAGGCTACATGCTGGAGCCTGACCCAGACAAAAGGCCAGATATCTACCAGGTGTCCTACTTTGCCTTTAAACTGGCACAGCGGACTTGTCCCGTTCAGAATGTGAAGGTCTGTTAGGATTTTGCTTTTCATTCTGTCATCCATGATTGATTTTATTCACATGCTTTTTACTGAGCATGACGCACTAAAGCAGATAATTCAGATACATTAGGAAAAGGCACCAATCAATCCACATAACATTTTGCACCCTGAGTAAGCCTTCAACTGGCTGCATTGCTTTTTTTGTCCTGGTTTGCTGCTATtgacaaagtaaataaaaatttccttctcccccccccccacacacatcaAGAATTCTTCAATTCCTTCCAAACTTCCTGAGCCAATCAAAGCGAGCGAAGCTGCTGCAGCCAAGAAGAATCAGGCCAAGCCGAGGTAAGTCTCACCTCCTTGGATTACCATTTAAGATGTGCTAATATTTGTAATGGACACTGAATTAATATTTATGAGGTCTCTGTCATGATATACAAGTAGGCTAACAACCATCTTTGTCACCAGACTGACAGACCCGATCCCAACCACCGAAACCTCCATCACTCCTCGCCAGAGGCCCAAAGCGGCTCATACTCAGGCCGCTGCCGGCATCCTTCCGATTCAGCCTGCTGCCCTTACCCCTCGCAAGCGGGCTAATCTCCCCGGTGGGGCAGCTCAGCCTGTTGGTAAGTGGCATAAcgcctctttttttaaaattagttttacTCCTAATTGTCACTGAGTGCTGGAATAAGAATGTGTGCCCAGACAGCAGTGCCTCTAGTCCATTGTGTGCCATTCTAAATtactttaaattatttcaaaggTTTAGCATCATGACATAGTGACATCCTTCAGATTATGTCCTCCCCATGAGTCCCAGTTCCAATGTACTCGAATGTCATTGTTGCATCAGCAGAAAAAATTTATGTGggtgttcgataccacttttttttttcagacagagtataagtactcaactcttaagtagtcactaggggtgtgcccaaaaaattgattctcataaggaTCGCGATTcacatttagtacgattcagaatcgattttaaatgtcccaaaattgattttatttaaattattttatactgtcttgactgcctttatttggagcgctgttcatgttgtacccggtttggccactgaggggcagcgtggttccacgcggtctattacactgttaagttgtagccccattagagagtagaagaaaaaaagtcacgatcaagttattccaataaaagtttgttttttttccagcgtggagccgttcttttgagtgataaaagtgccgcgagtagcgcgctaattagctttagcgagtcagactggagtagatcattacaattccttgcacaactatagattgaagcaaaaatcattgtcaatcaaatcattttgaatcaaaaattgttcttgATTGAAAATCTATTCtaaatcaaatcgcagacccaaaaatcggaatctaaTTGAATCGTGGTACATTTGAAAATTCCCACCGCTAGTAGTCACCGTTACCAAGTagcgataccactagtacttttgatacataaacaccccccaccaaaaacaatgacagataattctaaagaaagacatacagtatatctcaatatagctttttttcttaaaaattgcCTGAAATTattggtaatttttttattcttctaatttctatttcgtgacaacaacaacaacaaaaaacatccataaGAGAGTATCGGCCACTGTTGCGAGTATCGACACCCAGAAATAAAACCAGATGCAGATAGCTGGTATTGGTTCTCGcccatccttaactcattcaaacccaaacacgcataaataagttttttaatactttgtccttccctcccaaaaatgtgtttacacgttttttttaatgcatactgaaggctttgatgcagcttctgacatgaagaggttacttaaagcaatgttaattattacaaaaaatggccagcgggtggcagaagagtataagagatcaaccagggccatgttgcaacaatctctttttgccagtgttttcaccaaGAATGTGAATGTCGATGAAATATTCcaatgctaaatgctgcaaaacggaaacggatacaaatatatatattttttcctgatgaaagaagagactctaatctttcttttggtaggttccatgtttcaACAGCGTAAACATAAAATGGCATTTATCGATGTTAAACCCAAACCATGGCAGAAGCAACTAAAGATTGAGCCATTATATAGGGAGACTATTGTTGACCACAGGTTGCTACTCCTAGTGTTTAACAATGTCTGTTTACGTCTGTTGTTGTTGCTCTATATTGGCATTTAAAAATTTACTGTGCAGATGAGTAAATAGAAAAACACACTCCCAAGAAAAGAAGGTAGATGTGAAATTGAAATGGATGCTTAAGACATATAGTGTAAATTCATCTTAAAGCACTTCTATTTCTCTGCATCTGTCTAAAGTGGCATACACCTTTTTAAATGTGAGAAACCTCAACACatgacaaggaaaaaaatcGGGTGTATTGATACTGCTTTTAAGATTACTTGTGTACCCTCCTAGATGACAAACACAGACGACAATATTTGCATCCAGActgctggggaaaaaacaaagaaagagcAGAAGAAGTAAAAGCAACTAGGCTAATTATTAGCTTTTCTGCCAACTTCATTGCAGTTGCAGGCTATTTTTTTACGGTGGCCAATGACATAtcagaaacatacttttttcctCGTTCTTTTGCCAACATGCAAATGTCCATGTTGTGCCACAGGAGTCAGCTTGGACCTCTCGCAGCCAGCGGCGGCCCTGCAGTCACAGAAGGCACAGAGTGCTTTGCCTCTCATCCAGTCACAAAACAACTCCAGTTCGGCTGCAGTAGCACAGAAGCAGGTACAtacagaagggggggggggcttgggttAGGTGTTTCAGTGGTGATTCACGTAAAGCACTTTCATTTGCCTTTGTGCTGTGCAGCCAGCTTCGGCAGCAGAAGTTCCGGCCGCAGCTGCCGTAGTGGCACCTGTTTCCAAGGCAGATGTCCAACCGCAAGCCCAAGCACAGCCGTCCGCCGCCCAGCAAACTGCACCGCCTCCGTCCGCGGCCAGCGCCACCTCACAGCAGGCAGCGCCGCCTCCGTCCAGCCCGGCCGCGCCTCAGCGTCCCGCCCGACGCAAGCCTCCCGTCCAGGCTCAGACGCCCGCAGCTCAGCCGCCGCCCAACAAATCAGTCGCCGGTCAATCAGCGGACGAGCAACCTCAGCAAACGAGTCAGCCGTTGGTCATCCTGGCTCAGTCGGCCGCCACAGAAGTCAGGGAAAAAGCAGCTGAGATGGTAAGCAATATATTTAACTATAAGTTGCGTTTTTTTACGGGAGCTCTTTGAGCCTAATTTACTACGATACAATTGaatgaaacaaatgaaaacaaattcagCACGTGCGCTGCGGTGCCTCAGAAAGACCACACTTCTCAAGTCTATAACCAATtactacaaattattatttgggGTGAGCAAGCGTGCTAGCAGGAGCTAGCGAGAGTAGCGCGCAAGAGTAGCtggcaagaactagctggagtggctaacaagtgGCTAGCAGAGGGAGACAAACGGTGGGACCcagcgacgaccacctgcaggcttCAGGCCCCAACTGAGGAAGGTAAACGgcagtcgacccattgggtccacCAGAACCTAACTACGTTCGCGGGTATCCGTACGACAAAGATAGCAGCGGAACATGTCAGCCTTCTCTTAAGACGAGGGgcgacctatgtaatataattagcaataactcgacctacgattatatgttttttaagaaatgttttgcatattattgactttttttttcaaaattaaagaaTTATTATTTCACCACTGGATACATAAATACCGGTACTATATATAAACtgtcactcaaaaaaaaaaaaaaaaaaagcaaataaaattattttcctggtgtttcaaaaatgtttacactagtcgaaaatataaatttttcttcttaggaagggggaaaaaaggggaaaatatacattttccttATGCCCTATCCTCACCGCAATAATAGCCATAATTATGCACAGCTGTGTAAGTTTTCACCAGCCTTGCAGACGCGACATTTAAAGacacaaaatcagtaaaaatgcatttaaacgtAAAGCAAGGACTCCCTGTATGTGAACAAGTGTATGTCTCTCTCAACTCAGACTCCTCCTGCTTCCCCAAAGACAACGGAGGTGCAAAGCCACAAACGTGTCCCAAGTGACGTCACAATGAGCACCACCAATGGAGGGAATGAAGACTCCCCACAGGCAGCAGAGGAAAACATCATCCAGTAAGTTACTGTCATTTCAAATCCTGAAAACGGAATGCGATCAAATTCCCTCAGTGCTTTGTTTCAACCAGATGGTTTGTGTTCTGTCTCTAGACCTCAAGTTGGCTCCGTCAAGCCTCATGGCGATCTTGTCCAAGACCAAAACAGAGTCCCCGCCTCCAGTGGCGACACCACCGCGCCGCCCACATGGAACCCGTTCGACGACAATGACAGCTTCTCCAGCTTCACCACCGAGGAAGTCAAACCTAAGGATGCAAAGCCTTCCGGTAAAGCACGTGTGCTGACTTGAGTGTGGCTTTCTTGACGCATTCAATTGGGAATGGGTATGCTTTGCAGAGCCGCCCTCAGAGTGTGAAACGCCATGTGGAGAGCTGATACCAGGCTTGCAGACCTTAGATGGGGAAAATGCGGAACAAGACTCGCAAGGTACCCGTTTCATAAGCACGTACAAATCCATCcataaaaatcaatttggctCCAATTTAGTATTTGttgatttgtaaaataaatctttCCGGTCTGACGTTGTTACTATGTCTTAGCTGAACGATCATCAACCAACGTTGACACTGATTCAGGAGCGTCACTGTTGCTCGTCCCAGATCCATTCCAAACCCTTGAACTGTCCAATGCACCAGGTAACTCTGCTTTTTTGCTTAATGATACTTTTCTTGTAATTGGAATGTACTCCAATATTGTAACATTATTCAGAGTTATTAGAGGTGAAATATTTTAAGAAAGCCTCTTATGATGCAGTGTAAACTATAATAAGAGAGTTGACCCAAATTGGTCACGTGATCGGAAATAGTGGCTTATTGGCATTGTGTGAAAAATATGGCTACCTTTTACAAGTATGGTTAAGCACTCAAGTTCTACTTCTGAAAGGTTGCACTGTGTGAATCATTGACCATTTAAGAAGATCTTTATTTTGTTAGTGCAGTAAGTGGA encodes:
- the LOC144064030 gene encoding AP2-associated protein kinase 1-like isoform X1 translates to MRKFFDSRRELVSSGPGSGGGGSSSGSSHAGGNFIGRAFAVGRHQVTVEEIIAEGGFAIVFLVKTNQGVRCALKRMYVNNEYDLQVCKCEIQIMKDLVGHKNIVGYLDSSITAMGSRDVWEVFILMDYCKGGQVVNLMNQRLQTGFTEAEVLQIFCDTCDSVSRLHQRKTPIVHRDLKVENILLHDKGHYVLCDFGSATNKSLSPQTEGVAAVEEEIKKYTTLSYRAPEMVNLYNNKIITTKADIWALGCLLYKLCFFTLPFGESQVAICDGSFTIPDNSRYSYDLHCLIRYMLEPDPDKRPDIYQVSYFAFKLAQRTCPVQNVKNSSIPSKLPEPIKASEAAAAKKNQAKPRLTDPIPTTETSITPRQRPKAAHTQAAAGILPIQPAALTPRKRANLPGGAAQPVGVSLDLSQPAAALQSQKAQSALPLIQSQNNSSSAAVAQKQPASAAEVPAAAAVVAPVSKADVQPQAQAQPSAAQQTAPPPSAASATSQQAAPPPSSPAAPQRPARRKPPVQAQTPAAQPPPNKSVAGQSADEQPQQTSQPLVILAQSAATEVREKAAEMTPPASPKTTEVQSHKRVPSDVTMSTTNGGNEDSPQAAEENIIQPQVGSVKPHGDLVQDQNRVPASSGDTTAPPTWNPFDDNDSFSSFTTEEVKPKDAKPSEPPSECETPCGELIPGLQTLDGENAEQDSQAERSSTNVDTDSGASLLLVPDPFQTLELSNAPEKLIEGLKSPDVSSLMLPDLLSLSDPFGGSMEDSAKDHITADASLLGCSLISGPSAPQAAASSATSSVSSASATSALDEFALLSGDSAQPKTSDSSLLISDFEPQQSSTEAATEDEFDPIPVTGRKNSQDQQVALSSNTPEDGGGTVASVQVVKETQEKTSECVTPSIACSLAAKPATSQDQPPGSPPTPDIFLLAPFKTKTTASSAFLFPEPPESSPDVFLQAPFGKRRERAQAGCRHPPARPTPLPQQPVAVHRVVSRVGRQAAVGSVAVGPLHSWTIGGRSLGDPFSAAPFPPRCFQHRP
- the LOC144064030 gene encoding AP2-associated protein kinase 1-like isoform X2, which produces MRKFFDSRRELVSSGPGSGGGGSSSGSSHAGGNFIGRAFAVGRHQVTVEEIIAEGGFAIVFLVKTNQGVRCALKRMYVNNEYDLQVCKCEIQIMKDLVGHKNIVGYLDSSITAMGSRDVWEVFILMDYCKGGQVVNLMNQRLQTGFTEAEVLQIFCDTCDSVSRLHQRKTPIVHRDLKVENILLHDKGHYVLCDFGSATNKSLSPQTEGVAAVEEEIKKYTTLSYRAPEMVNLYNNKIITTKADIWALGCLLYKLCFFTLPFGESQVAICDGSFTIPDNSRYSYDLHCLIRYMLEPDPDKRPDIYQVSYFAFKLAQRTCPVQNVKNSSIPSKLPEPIKASEAAAAKKNQAKPRLTDPIPTTETSITPRQRPKAAHTQAAAGILPIQPAALTPRKRANLPGGAAQPVGVSLDLSQPAAALQSQKAQSALPLIQSQNNSSSAAVAQKQPASAAEVPAAAAVVAPVSKADVQPQAQAQPSAAQQTAPPPSAASATSQQAAPPPSSPAAPQRPARRKPPVQAQTPAAQPPPNKSVAGQSADEQPQQTSQPLVILAQSAATEVREKAAEMTPPASPKTTEVQSHKRVPSDVTMSTTNGGNEDSPQAAEENIIQPQVGSVKPHGDLVQDQNRVPASSGDTTAPPTWNPFDDNDSFSSFTTEEVKPKDAKPSEPPSECETPCGELIPGLQTLDGENAEQDSQAERSSTNVDTDSGASLLLVPDPFQTLELSNAPEKLIEGLKSPDVSSLMLPDLLSLSDPFGGSMEDSAKDHITADASLLGCSLISGPSAPQAAASSATSSVSSASATSALDEFALLSGDSAQPKTSDSSLLISDFEPQQSSTEAATEDEFDPIPVTGRKNSQVSGGHSRSNSGGSESSLPSLARSLLLVDQLIDL